The following proteins are co-located in the Aurantiacibacter atlanticus genome:
- the rpsG gene encoding 30S ribosomal protein S7 encodes MSRRRRPDKREILPDPKFGDQVLSKFMNNLMLDGKKAVAEGIVYSAFETVEAKAKTDPVQLFHEALNNVKPQVEVRSRRVGGATYQVPVEVRPERAQALAIRWLISAARGRAETTMSARLSGELMDAANNRGNAVKKREDAHRMADANRAFSHYRW; translated from the coding sequence GGAAATCCTGCCCGATCCCAAGTTTGGTGATCAGGTTTTGTCGAAATTCATGAACAACCTCATGCTCGACGGGAAAAAGGCTGTTGCTGAAGGCATCGTCTATTCCGCGTTCGAAACCGTGGAAGCCAAGGCCAAGACCGATCCGGTCCAGCTTTTCCACGAAGCGTTGAACAATGTGAAGCCGCAGGTCGAAGTGCGCAGCCGCCGTGTTGGTGGTGCGACTTATCAGGTGCCTGTGGAAGTTCGCCCCGAACGTGCCCAGGCGCTGGCGATCCGCTGGTTGATCTCGGCTGCGCGTGGCCGTGCCGAAACCACCATGAGCGCACGCCTTTCGGGCGAGCTGATGGATGCGGCGAACAATCGCGGCAACGCGGTGAAGAAGCGTGAAGATGCTCACCGTATGGCCGATGCGAACCGCGCGTTCAGCCACTATCGCTGGTAG